One stretch of Saccharopolyspora erythraea DNA includes these proteins:
- a CDS encoding patatin-like phospholipase family protein has translation MRTAWVLPGGSTFGAIQAGLVTSLFEAGEAPDAVLGTSVGSLNAAWLAGDPTARGAEKLREVWLSMRRSDVFAIQPLRILAGKLGLTNHLISNRGLARWLYQTLPYRRLEDARIPLTVTATDVDSGEAVYFERGPALPALVASCSIPGMFPPIKVGGRWLVDGGPAAFMPISRAVEQGAERVYVLPCGGSEPFEFDRRRRGVGTVATWPPPQTPPKSITGVNGAALGAAMVAAARLDMQVNASKCELYVMPAPSVIGLSPYSFEHVGALMDAAIAIGRRWFPTARPVSAEGPVDIGGNAVLERSDAEEAAPTWG, from the coding sequence ATGCGGACGGCGTGGGTTCTGCCGGGCGGCTCCACCTTCGGGGCGATTCAGGCCGGCCTTGTGACGTCACTGTTCGAAGCGGGGGAGGCGCCTGACGCGGTCCTCGGCACGTCGGTCGGTTCCCTGAACGCGGCGTGGCTGGCGGGCGACCCCACTGCCCGCGGCGCGGAGAAGCTGCGCGAGGTGTGGCTGTCGATGCGGCGCTCTGACGTGTTCGCCATCCAGCCGCTGCGCATCCTCGCCGGCAAGCTCGGCCTCACCAACCACCTGATCAGCAACCGCGGGCTCGCCCGCTGGCTGTACCAGACCCTGCCGTACCGGAGGCTGGAGGACGCCCGGATCCCGCTGACGGTCACGGCGACCGACGTCGACAGCGGCGAGGCCGTCTACTTCGAGCGCGGTCCGGCGCTGCCCGCGCTCGTGGCGTCCTGCTCGATCCCCGGGATGTTCCCGCCGATCAAGGTGGGCGGCCGGTGGCTGGTGGACGGTGGTCCCGCCGCGTTCATGCCCATCAGCCGGGCCGTCGAACAGGGTGCCGAGCGGGTCTACGTCCTGCCGTGCGGCGGCAGCGAGCCGTTCGAGTTCGACCGGCGCAGGCGCGGTGTCGGCACGGTGGCCACGTGGCCGCCGCCGCAGACCCCGCCGAAGTCGATCACCGGTGTCAACGGCGCCGCTCTGGGTGCCGCCATGGTCGCGGCGGCGCGACTGGACATGCAGGTCAACGCGTCGAAGTGCGAGCTGTACGTCATGCCCGCGCCGTCGGTGATCGGCTTGTCCCCCTACTCGTTCGAACACGTCGGCGCCCTGATGGACGCGGCGATTGCCATCGGGAGGCGGTGGTTCCCGACCGCCCGCCCGGTATCCGCCGAGGGGCCGGTCGACATCGGCGGGAACGCCGTGCTCGAACGCTCCGACGCCGAAGAGGCCGCCCCCACCTGGGGCTGA
- the arfB gene encoding alternative ribosome rescue aminoacyl-tRNA hydrolase ArfB: MADDLPVTRRLAIPAAELFERFSRSSGPGGQGVNTTDSRVELSFDLARTPSLPDDLRHRAVERLGHRLVDGVVTIAASEHRSQLANRQAARERLAALLAEAVAPPPRKRRPTKPTRASQHRRLAGKKHRGEVKRGRRRGDPGDA, encoded by the coding sequence ATGGCCGACGACCTGCCCGTCACTCGGCGGTTGGCGATCCCGGCCGCCGAGCTGTTCGAACGCTTCTCCCGGTCCTCCGGACCCGGTGGTCAGGGCGTGAACACCACCGACTCCCGCGTGGAGCTGTCCTTCGACCTCGCCCGCACGCCCTCGCTGCCCGACGACCTGCGCCACAGGGCGGTGGAGCGGCTCGGCCACCGGCTGGTCGACGGCGTCGTCACCATCGCCGCATCCGAACACCGCTCACAACTGGCCAACCGGCAGGCCGCGCGTGAGCGCCTGGCTGCGCTGCTCGCCGAGGCCGTCGCGCCCCCGCCGCGCAAGCGGCGGCCGACCAAGCCCACGCGTGCCTCGCAGCACCGCAGACTCGCGGGCAAGAAGCACCGGGGCGAGGTGAAACGCGGGCGCCGTCGAGGTGACCCGGGCGACGCCTGA
- a CDS encoding 3-deoxy-7-phosphoheptulonate synthase: MGADRGGRGRVVHGKNGTGGSLRVAVDAVLAAAAPHAFAAVGEQGSVDLVRSSGNPDVHVVLRGGADGPNHGPESVARLSALLGAAELPSRVVIDAKQVAADIGARVAAGETAIRGVMLESFLVAGRQDVVAGRCPTYGQSITDACMSWDDTAETLRLLASSVRARRRARALADWLSPAPVPV; the protein is encoded by the coding sequence ATGGGTGCCGATCGGGGTGGCAGGGGGCGCGTGGTGCACGGGAAGAACGGGACCGGGGGATCGTTGCGGGTCGCGGTGGACGCGGTGCTCGCGGCGGCGGCCCCGCACGCGTTCGCCGCGGTGGGCGAGCAGGGCTCGGTCGACCTGGTCCGGAGCTCCGGCAACCCCGATGTGCACGTCGTCCTGCGTGGCGGTGCGGATGGGCCGAACCACGGGCCGGAGTCCGTCGCGCGGTTGTCGGCTCTGCTCGGCGCCGCCGAGCTGCCGAGCCGCGTGGTGATCGACGCCAAGCAGGTGGCTGCCGACATCGGTGCCCGGGTCGCCGCTGGCGAGACCGCGATCCGGGGCGTAATGCTGGAGAGCTTCCTCGTCGCGGGACGGCAGGATGTCGTCGCGGGCCGTTGTCCGACGTACGGCCAGAGCATCACCGACGCGTGCATGAGCTGGGACGACACCGCCGAAACGCTGCGGCTGCTGGCGTCGTCGGTGCGTGCGCGGCGGCGTGCGCGCGCACTCGCCGACTGGCTGTCCCCGGCGCCGGTGCCCGTGTGA
- a CDS encoding serine hydrolase domain-containing protein has product MLTSLLPTTERALLRRLAVEQREGRVPSLIAGLVRDGRTIWVGTRGRIGDAAPTSDTQYRVGSITKTFIAVLVMRLRDEGRLDLADKLDDHVPGTSIGNRSITELLTHSSGLTAEPAGPWWERTPGGSAEDLLSTIDDDALRPAPRHTFHYSNVGFGVLGELVARSRGTSWAEAMRAEILEPLGMNRTTLAPEAPHAEGWAVHPWADVLMPEPAEDAGAMAPAGQLWSTVDDMARWLRFVNGDTAEVLHPDTVAEMRAPGAVDDGNEWRGGFGLGLQLFRHGGRRLAGHTGSMPGFLATMLMDPADNTGVVFMANTTAGVGSALALDLLDILGHHEPRIPEPWEPRTDIDVDLLELTGQWYWGPSPHVLRVLPDGLLDLAPWQGKGRASRFRPNGDGTWTGLDGYYAGEPLRIGCDENGTPTHLDLNTFIFTRTPYSHDAPVPGGVEGWRPAE; this is encoded by the coding sequence ATGTTGACGAGCTTGCTCCCTACGACCGAGCGCGCGCTGCTGCGGCGCCTGGCAGTGGAACAGCGCGAAGGGCGCGTTCCTTCGCTGATCGCGGGACTGGTCCGCGACGGCCGGACGATCTGGGTGGGAACCAGGGGGCGGATCGGTGACGCCGCCCCCACCTCGGACACGCAGTACCGCGTCGGCTCGATCACCAAGACCTTCATCGCGGTGCTGGTGATGCGGCTGCGCGACGAGGGCAGGCTGGACCTCGCCGACAAGCTCGACGACCACGTGCCCGGCACCTCGATCGGCAACCGCAGCATCACCGAGCTGCTCACCCACTCCAGCGGCCTGACCGCCGAGCCCGCGGGCCCGTGGTGGGAGCGCACCCCCGGCGGCAGCGCGGAGGACCTGCTGTCGACGATCGACGACGACGCGCTCCGGCCGGCTCCCCGGCACACCTTCCACTACTCCAACGTCGGCTTCGGCGTGCTGGGCGAACTGGTGGCGAGGTCGCGCGGCACGAGCTGGGCGGAGGCAATGCGGGCGGAGATCCTGGAGCCGCTGGGCATGAACCGCACGACCCTCGCTCCGGAGGCACCGCACGCGGAGGGCTGGGCCGTGCACCCGTGGGCGGACGTGCTCATGCCCGAACCGGCGGAGGACGCCGGCGCCATGGCCCCGGCAGGCCAGCTCTGGTCCACCGTCGACGACATGGCGCGCTGGCTGCGCTTCGTCAACGGCGACACCGCCGAGGTGCTGCACCCGGACACGGTCGCCGAGATGCGCGCCCCGGGAGCGGTGGACGACGGCAACGAGTGGCGCGGCGGATTCGGTCTCGGGCTCCAGCTCTTCCGGCACGGCGGCCGCCGCCTGGCCGGGCACACCGGCTCCATGCCCGGGTTCCTCGCCACCATGCTGATGGACCCGGCCGACAACACCGGCGTGGTGTTCATGGCGAACACGACGGCGGGCGTCGGCTCGGCCCTGGCGCTCGACCTGCTGGACATCCTCGGCCACCACGAGCCGCGCATCCCCGAACCCTGGGAACCCCGGACCGACATCGACGTCGACCTGCTCGAACTGACCGGGCAGTGGTACTGGGGACCCTCGCCCCACGTGCTCCGCGTCCTGCCGGACGGACTGCTCGACCTGGCGCCCTGGCAGGGCAAGGGCCGCGCCTCCCGCTTCCGCCCGAACGGCGACGGAACGTGGACCGGCCTGGACGGCTACTACGCGGGCGAGCCTCTGCGCATCGGCTGCGACGAGAACGGCACACCCACCCACCTCGACCTGAACACCTTCATCTTCACCCGCACGCCCTACTCCCACGACGCCCCCGTTCCCGGCGGGGTCGAAGGGTGGCGGCCGGCGGAGTAG
- the metE gene encoding 5-methyltetrahydropteroyltriglutamate--homocysteine S-methyltransferase, giving the protein MTSRIGSTVLGHPRIGPRRELKRALESYWASRSTEAELREVARSLRAGTWRELAGAGLDSVPGNTFSYYDQVLDTAVTFGAVPRRFAELGLGRLDTYFAMARGVESTPPLEMTKWFDTNYHYLVPEIGPGTAFALADRTAVEDYREAAADGVGTRPVVVGPLTFLLLSKSAEDAPKSFRPLDKLDELVQCYAELLAELHDAGAGWVQLDEPAFAADRAPEELELLRGAYRTLSRLDRRPKILVATYFGDPGDALATLASTDVEGIAVDLVSHPSIVDKLAQVDELRSKTLVAGLVDGRNVWRTDLDAALGTAATLLGVAGEVAVSTSCSLLHVPYDVASEADLDPKVRPWLAFAKQKAAEVVTLGRALREGHDSVADELTAARNAVQDRRTSERLRDDRVRGRLEALSAGSYRRSPYEARRTAQRRALGLPPLPTTTIGSFPQTPDVRKARAALRTGSIDQAAYDQRMLEEISRVVALQEALGLDVLVHGEPERNDMVQYFAEHMDGFVSTQNGWVQSYGSRCVRPPILFGDVSRPEPITTRWAEQAQRLTEKPVKGMLTGPVTILAWSFVRDDQPLCETAEQVALAIRDEVRDLEAAGIRVIQVDEPALRELLPLRAEQHEDYLDWAVNSFRLATSGVADRTQIHTHLCYSEFGEVIDAIVALDADVTSIEAARSRMEVLDDLNAVGFGRGVGPGVYDIHSPRVPSTEEIEGLLAAALRSVPAERLWVNPDCGLKTRGYTEVEPALRSMVDAAARVRADLA; this is encoded by the coding sequence TTGACCAGCAGGATCGGATCAACCGTGCTCGGCCACCCGCGAATCGGCCCGCGCCGGGAACTCAAGCGCGCGCTGGAGAGCTACTGGGCGTCGCGGAGCACCGAGGCGGAGCTCAGGGAAGTCGCGCGTTCGCTGCGCGCCGGCACGTGGCGGGAACTGGCCGGCGCCGGGCTGGACTCGGTGCCGGGCAACACCTTCTCCTACTACGACCAGGTGCTCGACACCGCCGTGACGTTCGGTGCGGTCCCCCGCCGGTTCGCCGAGCTGGGTCTCGGGCGGCTGGACACCTACTTCGCCATGGCACGCGGGGTGGAGTCCACGCCGCCACTGGAGATGACCAAGTGGTTCGACACCAACTACCACTACCTGGTGCCGGAGATCGGGCCCGGCACGGCCTTCGCGCTCGCCGACCGGACCGCCGTCGAGGACTACCGCGAAGCGGCGGCGGACGGGGTCGGCACGCGACCCGTCGTCGTGGGCCCGCTGACGTTCCTCCTGCTGTCCAAGTCCGCTGAGGACGCGCCGAAGTCGTTCCGCCCGCTGGACAAGCTCGACGAGCTCGTCCAGTGCTACGCCGAGCTGCTCGCCGAGCTGCACGACGCCGGAGCCGGATGGGTCCAGCTCGACGAACCGGCGTTCGCCGCCGACCGCGCTCCCGAGGAGCTGGAGCTGCTGCGCGGCGCCTACCGGACGCTCTCGCGGCTCGATCGGCGCCCGAAGATCCTGGTGGCGACCTACTTCGGCGACCCGGGGGACGCGCTGGCGACGCTGGCTTCCACCGACGTCGAGGGAATCGCCGTCGACCTGGTCAGCCATCCATCCATTGTGGACAAGCTGGCCCAGGTGGACGAGTTGCGCTCCAAGACCTTGGTGGCGGGTCTGGTCGACGGCCGCAACGTTTGGCGCACCGACCTGGACGCCGCACTCGGCACGGCGGCCACCCTGCTGGGCGTCGCGGGCGAGGTGGCGGTCAGCACCTCGTGCTCCCTGCTGCACGTGCCCTACGACGTCGCCTCCGAAGCGGACCTCGACCCGAAGGTCCGGCCCTGGCTGGCGTTCGCGAAGCAGAAGGCCGCCGAGGTCGTCACCCTCGGCCGCGCGCTGCGCGAGGGGCACGACTCGGTCGCCGACGAGCTGACCGCCGCGCGCAACGCCGTCCAGGACCGCAGGACCTCCGAGCGGCTGCGCGACGACCGGGTGCGCGGACGGCTGGAAGCGCTCAGCGCGGGCAGCTACCGCCGAAGCCCGTACGAGGCGCGCCGCACCGCCCAGCGGCGGGCGCTGGGCCTGCCTCCGCTGCCGACCACGACCATCGGGTCCTTCCCGCAGACCCCTGACGTGCGCAAGGCACGCGCCGCCCTGCGCACCGGCTCCATCGACCAGGCCGCCTACGACCAGCGGATGCTGGAGGAGATCAGCCGGGTCGTCGCCCTCCAGGAAGCGCTCGGCCTGGACGTGCTCGTACACGGCGAGCCCGAGCGCAACGACATGGTGCAGTACTTCGCCGAGCACATGGACGGCTTCGTCAGCACCCAGAACGGCTGGGTGCAGTCCTACGGATCGCGCTGCGTGCGGCCCCCGATCCTCTTCGGCGACGTGTCGCGCCCGGAGCCGATCACGACGCGGTGGGCCGAGCAGGCGCAACGGCTGACCGAGAAGCCGGTGAAGGGCATGCTCACCGGTCCGGTCACCATCCTCGCCTGGTCCTTCGTGCGCGACGACCAGCCGCTCTGCGAGACCGCCGAGCAGGTCGCGCTGGCCATCCGCGACGAGGTGCGCGACCTGGAGGCCGCCGGCATCCGCGTGATCCAGGTGGACGAACCCGCGCTGCGGGAACTGCTGCCGCTGCGCGCCGAACAGCACGAGGACTACCTCGACTGGGCGGTGAACTCGTTCCGGCTAGCCACCTCGGGCGTCGCCGACCGCACCCAGATCCACACCCACCTGTGCTACTCGGAGTTCGGCGAGGTGATCGACGCGATCGTCGCACTCGACGCCGACGTCACCAGCATCGAGGCCGCGCGCTCGCGCATGGAGGTCCTCGACGACCTCAACGCCGTCGGGTTCGGGCGGGGCGTCGGTCCCGGCGTCTACGACATCCACTCCCCGCGCGTGCCGAGCACGGAGGAGATCGAGGGGCTGCTCGCCGCCGCCCTCCGGTCGGTGCCCGCCGAACGCCTGTGGGTCAACCCCGACTGCGGGCTGAAGACCCGCGGCTACACCGAGGTGGAGCCCGCGTTGCGGAGCATGGTCGATGCGGCGGCCCGCGTGCGCGCCGACCTGGCCTGA
- a CDS encoding CPBP family intramembrane glutamic endopeptidase yields the protein MNAERDRVDVRGVVGFVAIAYLPAWLMTLPLWLTGQGLTWAWSPLVLVAMMFMPAVAALVVNRWISPRPKPLRATGLTNPGGIRKWWRYALLAWLAPPVTMFVALVVGYMLGFYEADWTGFSGLAEQLQGGVVGSAPQAAGTLALGQIAQVFLLGWLNVIPALGEELGWRGYLVPALLPLGQPGALLTSGVLWGLWHAPVLVLGYNYPTVPVVVSFIMMTCFCVLVGVLLSWLRLASGSVWPAAIAHGFLNASAGLALVFSAAGHPVDNVSTGLLGWTGWLVLALLILTLVMFDKLPVHLQQPKEEGITRGVQRRSRR from the coding sequence GTGAACGCAGAGCGCGATCGAGTGGACGTCCGCGGCGTGGTCGGCTTCGTCGCCATCGCCTACCTCCCGGCATGGCTGATGACGCTCCCCCTGTGGCTGACCGGCCAGGGCCTGACCTGGGCGTGGTCGCCGCTGGTGCTCGTCGCCATGATGTTCATGCCCGCCGTGGCGGCCCTCGTGGTGAACAGGTGGATCAGCCCGCGTCCGAAACCGCTGCGCGCCACCGGACTCACGAACCCGGGGGGGATCAGGAAGTGGTGGCGCTACGCGCTGCTGGCGTGGCTCGCCCCGCCCGTCACCATGTTCGTGGCGCTGGTCGTCGGCTACATGCTCGGTTTCTACGAGGCGGACTGGACCGGCTTCTCCGGCCTCGCCGAGCAACTCCAGGGCGGCGTCGTCGGCTCCGCGCCCCAGGCGGCGGGCACCCTGGCGCTCGGCCAGATCGCGCAGGTCTTCCTGCTCGGCTGGCTCAACGTGATCCCGGCCCTCGGCGAGGAGCTCGGCTGGCGCGGCTACCTGGTGCCTGCGCTGCTGCCGCTCGGGCAGCCGGGGGCGCTGCTCACCAGCGGCGTGCTCTGGGGCCTGTGGCACGCGCCGGTGCTCGTGCTCGGCTACAACTACCCGACCGTGCCGGTGGTCGTGTCGTTCATCATGATGACCTGCTTCTGCGTGCTGGTGGGCGTGCTGCTGAGCTGGCTCCGGCTCGCCAGCGGCAGCGTGTGGCCTGCGGCCATCGCGCACGGCTTCCTCAACGCCTCTGCCGGTCTCGCGCTGGTCTTCAGCGCGGCGGGACACCCGGTCGACAACGTCTCCACGGGCCTGCTCGGCTGGACCGGCTGGCTCGTCCTGGCTCTGCTCATCCTGACCCTGGTGATGTTCGACAAGCTGCCCGTCCACCTCCAGCAGCCGAAGGAGGAGGGCATCACCCGAGGCGTCCAGCGCCGCAGCCGCCGATGA
- a CDS encoding transglycosylase domain-containing protein yields MIGAGVRSGVLLKMFGLCVLAGVLVASLMMPLATGAGAVVNQATDAMSRMSSSLAQRDMPQVSTVTDKDGDPIAYFFKDYRVETPPEQVPDTMKAAITAVEDKRFWDHGGVDWQGTMRALATNVSSGETAQGASTITQQYVKNYLVHVVAQTEMDAEKAKETTIARKLREAKIAVELERTMTKEEILTGYLNVVPFGNQTFGVGAAAQTYFGTSPDKLTIAQSALLAAIVNQPGSLNPNSNPADAMARRNLVIDLMADPNNNIRITPQDAERAKKEPLGVMSPLGRPPNGCVGLGDGTTDGFFCSYVKDYLDRLGIESEDLKTGGYTVRTTLDRKSSDAAKQAAQKQVPTQTEGIANVMSVVEPGKDKHKVRALVANRDFGNDLSKGQSAYDIVSRVQPFGAGSIYKVFTAASAMEQGMSPYDVIDVPPSYTSRVYKNGTAPYTVGNADGVQPGPRTLQMALATSPNTAFVALQERAGLSNVVDMAARLGLRHGMTGVNSSGQTLKDDGSNGPSQAEVIKKGNRGAFTLGYTPTSVLELSNVAATIMSDGVYCPPTPLEEVKDRNGNIVPLNEGACEQAIAPHVANQLAQGMSKDDTDGTSRQAAQAVGWNRPMIGKTGTTQEHKSAGFLAATPQMAGAVLTYADGNSPEGICDGGGDAPPYLCGKHGGNIYGGKVPARTWFDAMTRIHEGLPPAPLPGSPAPPPAAPPR; encoded by the coding sequence ATGATTGGGGCTGGCGTGCGCAGCGGCGTACTACTGAAGATGTTCGGCCTGTGCGTGCTCGCGGGGGTCCTGGTGGCGAGCCTGATGATGCCGCTGGCCACCGGCGCGGGCGCGGTGGTGAACCAGGCCACGGATGCCATGTCCAGGATGTCGAGTTCGCTCGCGCAGCGCGACATGCCGCAGGTGTCGACCGTCACCGACAAGGACGGCGACCCGATCGCCTACTTCTTCAAGGACTACCGGGTCGAGACGCCCCCGGAACAGGTCCCCGACACCATGAAGGCGGCCATCACCGCCGTAGAGGACAAGCGGTTCTGGGACCACGGCGGGGTCGACTGGCAGGGCACCATGCGCGCGCTGGCGACCAACGTCAGCAGCGGTGAGACCGCGCAGGGCGCGTCCACGATCACCCAGCAGTACGTCAAGAACTACCTGGTGCACGTCGTCGCGCAGACCGAGATGGACGCCGAGAAGGCCAAGGAGACCACCATCGCGCGCAAGCTGCGCGAGGCCAAGATCGCCGTCGAGCTGGAACGCACCATGACCAAGGAGGAGATCCTCACCGGATACCTCAACGTGGTGCCGTTCGGCAACCAGACCTTCGGCGTCGGCGCCGCCGCCCAGACCTACTTCGGCACCAGCCCGGACAAGCTGACGATCGCCCAGTCCGCGCTGCTCGCCGCCATCGTCAACCAGCCCGGTTCGCTGAACCCCAACAGCAACCCGGCCGACGCGATGGCCCGCCGCAACCTGGTGATCGACCTGATGGCCGACCCGAACAACAACATCCGCATCACCCCGCAGGACGCCGAGCGCGCCAAGAAGGAGCCGCTCGGTGTGATGTCCCCGCTCGGCCGCCCGCCGAACGGCTGCGTCGGCCTCGGCGACGGCACCACCGACGGCTTCTTCTGCAGCTACGTCAAGGACTACCTGGATCGGCTCGGGATCGAGTCCGAGGACCTCAAGACCGGCGGTTACACGGTCCGCACCACGCTCGACCGCAAGTCCAGCGACGCGGCCAAGCAAGCGGCCCAGAAGCAGGTCCCGACCCAGACCGAGGGCATCGCGAACGTGATGTCGGTCGTGGAGCCGGGCAAGGACAAGCACAAGGTGCGGGCGCTGGTCGCCAACCGCGACTTCGGCAACGACCTGAGCAAGGGCCAGAGCGCCTACGACATCGTCAGCCGGGTCCAGCCGTTCGGTGCGGGCTCGATCTACAAGGTGTTCACGGCGGCGTCGGCCATGGAGCAGGGTATGAGCCCGTACGACGTCATCGACGTCCCGCCGTCCTACACCTCGCGCGTCTACAAGAACGGCACCGCGCCCTACACCGTCGGCAACGCCGACGGCGTGCAGCCCGGACCGCGGACGCTCCAGATGGCGCTGGCGACGTCGCCGAACACCGCGTTCGTCGCGCTGCAGGAACGGGCGGGGCTCAGCAACGTCGTCGACATGGCCGCTCGCCTCGGTCTGCGGCACGGCATGACGGGCGTGAACTCCAGCGGCCAGACCCTCAAGGACGACGGCTCGAACGGCCCGTCGCAGGCAGAGGTGATCAAGAAGGGCAACCGGGGCGCGTTCACCCTGGGCTACACCCCGACCAGCGTGCTGGAGCTCTCCAACGTCGCGGCGACGATCATGAGCGACGGCGTCTACTGCCCGCCGACGCCGCTGGAAGAGGTCAAGGACCGCAACGGCAACATCGTGCCGCTCAACGAAGGCGCCTGCGAGCAGGCGATCGCACCGCACGTCGCCAACCAGCTGGCGCAGGGCATGAGCAAGGACGACACCGACGGCACCTCCCGCCAGGCCGCCCAGGCGGTCGGCTGGAACCGGCCGATGATCGGCAAGACCGGTACGACGCAGGAGCACAAGTCGGCGGGCTTCCTGGCGGCCACCCCGCAGATGGCCGGCGCGGTGCTGACCTACGCCGACGGCAACAGCCCGGAGGGCATCTGCGACGGCGGCGGTGACGCACCGCCGTACCTGTGCGGCAAGCACGGCGGCAACATCTACGGCGGCAAGGTGCCTGCCCGCACCTGGTTCGACGCCATGACGAGGATCCACGAGGGCTTGCCGCCCGCGCCGCTGCCGGGTTCCCCGGCGCCGCCGCCGGCGGCTCCCCCGAGGTAA
- a CDS encoding glycerophosphodiester phosphodiesterase: MRSKSLRAVSSLLVSVALSAGIVAPAAAGPPGHAPGFDLQAHRGGIAHYPEGTLPAFANAMRIGVTTLELDVQITADGREVVTHDRQIKPGKCLDTAPAFPGDPQFPYAGSYVKDLTFAQVRTLDCGSRTHPDYPEQQPAPGARMPTLREVFALVRACRAHDVRFNIETKVEAAAPHETAPREQFVRVVAEQVRRAGMLGRVTVQSFDWGALRLMRQVEPRLPVVALTEPKFLEVGRPGASPWLGGLDIDDFGGSPVRAVRTFGAAALSPLHGEPQGGAVGDPGYVPFTTPELVEEAHRAGLAVVPWTVNDEATMNALIDMGVDGLITDYPARLRRLLEARGLPVAEPVRDCGQPANGA; the protein is encoded by the coding sequence ATGAGATCGAAGTCGCTGCGCGCGGTGAGTTCCCTGCTGGTGTCGGTCGCGCTGTCGGCGGGCATCGTCGCGCCCGCGGCCGCCGGACCTCCCGGGCACGCGCCGGGCTTCGACCTCCAGGCGCATCGCGGCGGCATCGCCCACTACCCGGAGGGCACGCTCCCTGCGTTCGCCAACGCCATGCGGATCGGTGTCACGACGCTCGAGCTGGACGTGCAGATCACCGCCGATGGACGCGAGGTGGTCACCCACGACCGGCAGATCAAGCCCGGGAAGTGCCTGGACACCGCCCCCGCGTTCCCGGGTGACCCGCAGTTCCCGTACGCGGGCTCCTACGTCAAGGACCTCACCTTCGCGCAGGTCCGCACGCTGGACTGCGGTTCTCGGACCCACCCGGACTACCCGGAGCAGCAGCCCGCGCCCGGGGCGCGCATGCCGACGCTGCGCGAGGTCTTCGCCCTCGTCCGCGCCTGCCGCGCCCACGACGTCCGCTTCAACATCGAGACGAAGGTGGAGGCCGCCGCCCCGCACGAGACGGCCCCGCGCGAGCAGTTCGTGCGGGTCGTCGCCGAGCAGGTCCGCCGGGCCGGGATGCTCGGACGCGTCACGGTCCAGAGCTTCGACTGGGGTGCGCTGCGGCTGATGCGGCAGGTCGAGCCGCGGCTGCCCGTGGTCGCGCTCACCGAGCCGAAGTTCCTGGAGGTCGGCCGGCCAGGGGCGTCGCCGTGGCTGGGCGGCCTGGACATCGACGACTTCGGCGGCAGCCCGGTGCGCGCGGTGCGGACCTTCGGAGCAGCCGCCCTGTCACCGCTGCACGGTGAACCGCAGGGCGGTGCGGTCGGCGACCCCGGCTACGTGCCGTTCACCACGCCGGAGCTCGTCGAGGAGGCGCACCGCGCGGGCCTGGCCGTCGTGCCGTGGACGGTGAACGACGAAGCCACGATGAACGCGCTGATCGACATGGGCGTAGACGGATTGATCACCGACTACCCGGCGCGCCTGCGCCGGCTGCTGGAGGCCAGGGGACTGCCCGTGGCGGAACCGGTGCGGGACTGCGGGCAGCCTGCGAACGGCGCCTAG